A section of the Streptomyces sp. NBC_01363 genome encodes:
- a CDS encoding cellulose-binding protein: protein MSDPSSPFGFELVRRGYDRGQVDDRITKLVADRDSALTRITSLEKRIEELHLETQNAQAQVSDAEPSYAGLGARVEKILRLAEEEAKDLREEARRAAEQHRELAESAAQQVRNDAETFAAERKAKAEDEGVRIVEKAKGEAGSLRTEAQKDAAQKREEADALFEETRAKAAQAAADFETNLAKRRDQSERDLASRQAKAEKRLAEIEHRAEQLRLEAEKLRTDAERRARQTVETAQRQSEDIVADANAKADRIRSESERELAALTNRRDSINAQLTNVREMLATLTGAAVAAAGTPADDEPVTRGVPAQQGR, encoded by the coding sequence ATGAGCGACCCTTCCTCCCCCTTCGGCTTCGAGCTCGTGCGACGTGGATACGACCGCGGTCAGGTGGATGACCGCATTACCAAGCTCGTCGCCGACCGTGATAGTGCCCTGACCCGCATCACGTCTCTGGAAAAGCGCATCGAGGAGCTCCACCTCGAAACGCAGAACGCCCAGGCCCAGGTGAGCGACGCCGAGCCGTCGTACGCCGGCCTCGGCGCGCGGGTGGAGAAGATCCTCCGCCTGGCCGAGGAGGAGGCGAAGGACCTGCGTGAGGAGGCCCGTCGCGCCGCCGAGCAGCACCGTGAGCTCGCCGAGTCGGCCGCCCAGCAGGTGCGCAACGACGCCGAGACGTTCGCCGCCGAGCGCAAGGCGAAGGCCGAGGACGAGGGCGTCCGGATCGTCGAGAAGGCCAAGGGTGAGGCCGGCTCGCTGCGCACGGAGGCCCAGAAGGACGCCGCGCAGAAGCGCGAGGAGGCGGACGCCCTCTTCGAGGAGACCCGCGCCAAGGCCGCCCAGGCCGCCGCGGACTTCGAGACCAACCTGGCCAAGCGCCGCGACCAGTCGGAGCGCGACCTCGCGTCCCGTCAGGCCAAGGCCGAGAAGCGCCTCGCCGAGATCGAGCACCGCGCCGAGCAGCTCCGCCTGGAGGCCGAGAAGCTCCGTACGGACGCCGAGCGCCGGGCCCGCCAGACGGTGGAGACCGCGCAGCGCCAGTCCGAGGACATCGTGGCCGACGCGAACGCCAAGGCCGACCGGATCCGCAGCGAGTCGGAGCGCGAGCTGGCGGCTCTCACCAACCGCCGCGACTCGATCAACGCCCAGCTGACCAACGTCCGCGAGATGCTGGCCACGCTGACCGGTGCCGCGGTCGCCGCGGCGGGCACCCCCGCCGACGACGAGCCGGTCACCCGTGGCGTCCCGGCCCAGCAGGGCCGCTGA
- a CDS encoding ABC transporter permease subunit produces the protein MASVPAVLTSEWTKIRTVSSTVWTLISAFVVTVAMSAALCALMNAQFDDLPVAQRATFDPTLISFSGMVLGQLAMVVFGVLVVGTEYSSGMIRTSLAAVPQRGSFLFSKVAVAGVLALVVGIATSFVSFFLGQALLGDHHTDIGADNVLRAVVGGGIYMGLIGIFSMGVATMLRSSMLSLGILMPFFFLVSQILSAVPGAKKVARYFPDQAGSKIMQVVPDAMHSNPAPYGPWGGLGILLAWVAAALIGGYLVLKKRDA, from the coding sequence ATGGCATCGGTACCCGCGGTCCTGACCTCCGAGTGGACCAAGATCCGTACGGTCTCCTCGACCGTCTGGACGCTGATCTCCGCGTTCGTCGTCACCGTCGCGATGAGCGCGGCGCTCTGCGCCCTGATGAACGCCCAGTTCGACGACCTCCCGGTGGCGCAGCGGGCCACCTTCGACCCGACCCTCATCAGCTTCTCCGGCATGGTCCTCGGCCAGCTGGCCATGGTCGTCTTCGGGGTGCTGGTGGTCGGTACGGAGTACAGCTCCGGCATGATCCGCACCTCGCTGGCGGCCGTGCCCCAGCGCGGTTCGTTCCTGTTCAGCAAGGTCGCGGTGGCCGGTGTACTGGCCCTGGTGGTCGGCATCGCGACCAGCTTCGTCTCGTTCTTCCTCGGACAGGCCCTGCTCGGCGACCACCACACGGACATCGGTGCGGACAACGTCCTGCGCGCGGTCGTCGGCGGTGGCATCTACATGGGCCTGATCGGGATCTTCTCGATGGGTGTGGCCACGATGCTGCGCAGCTCCATGCTGTCGCTCGGCATCCTGATGCCGTTCTTCTTCCTGGTCTCCCAGATCCTGTCGGCGGTCCCGGGGGCGAAGAAGGTCGCCCGCTACTTCCCCGACCAGGCCGGGTCCAAGATCATGCAGGTGGTTCCCGACGCCATGCACAGCAACCCGGCTCCGTACGGGCCGTGGGGCGGGCTCGGAATCCTGCTCGCCTGGGTGGCGGCCGCGCTGATCGGCGGCTATCTCGTACTCAAGAAGCGGGACGCGTGA
- a CDS encoding ABC transporter permease subunit produces MTTPPTPQAPSQRQAPAPQHSPRASPAGPYTSPIPVRRATLGDAIASEWTKIRSVRSTMWTLGVMIVLLLGIGLLAAVAVDTSDTDLGSTPVLSLGFFGVLLGSICVITLGVMTIASEYGTGMIRTTLTACPSRARVLCAKAIVFFLLTFVITTVTTAVVAVMQTAFIDSATPSGGEWLRATVGVGLYIATLGLLSLAVGALIRHSAGAITIMIGVVLLPLVLAMFMFAKSLSDLRLALFQYSIPSQLSAFYSTSVADSGPSGWDPLWIMLGVTAVALLGAFGALNRRDV; encoded by the coding sequence ATGACAACGCCGCCGACCCCGCAGGCGCCGTCCCAGCGGCAGGCCCCGGCCCCGCAGCACAGCCCCCGGGCCTCGCCGGCCGGCCCCTACACCTCGCCGATCCCGGTGCGCCGGGCCACCCTCGGCGACGCGATCGCCTCCGAGTGGACCAAGATCCGCTCGGTGCGCTCCACGATGTGGACGCTCGGCGTCATGATCGTGCTGCTGCTCGGGATCGGGCTGCTGGCCGCGGTCGCGGTCGACACCTCCGATACCGATCTCGGCTCGACGCCGGTGCTCAGTCTCGGCTTCTTCGGGGTGCTGCTGGGCTCGATCTGTGTGATCACGCTCGGTGTGATGACCATCGCGTCGGAGTACGGCACGGGCATGATCCGTACGACGCTGACCGCCTGCCCCAGCCGCGCACGGGTGCTGTGCGCGAAGGCGATCGTCTTCTTCCTGCTCACCTTCGTGATCACGACCGTGACGACCGCGGTGGTCGCGGTGATGCAGACGGCGTTCATCGACAGCGCGACACCCAGCGGCGGCGAATGGCTGCGCGCGACGGTCGGTGTCGGTCTCTACATCGCGACGCTGGGGCTGCTCTCCCTCGCGGTCGGCGCTCTCATCCGGCACTCCGCCGGTGCGATCACGATCATGATCGGAGTGGTGCTGCTGCCGCTCGTGCTGGCCATGTTCATGTTCGCGAAGTCGCTCTCCGACCTGCGGTTGGCGCTCTTCCAGTACTCGATCCCCAGCCAGCTCAGCGCGTTCTACTCCACCTCGGTCGCCGATTCGGGACCGTCCGGCTGGGACCCGCTGTGGATCATGCTCGGCGTCACGGCCGTGGCCCTGCTCGGTGCGTTCGGCGCCCTGAACCGCCGGGACGTCTGA
- a CDS encoding LLM class flavin-dependent oxidoreductase translates to MRVGTFVLAAQFPGQGPGEALHRAIRSTEVAEESGLDSVWLAEHHFVPYGVCPSAVTLAALLLGRTRRIRVGTAVSVLPTQHPVALGEQAALLHLTSGGRFTLGVGRGGPWVDLEVFGGGLEAYEKGFPESLELLLDWLGKPRVAGRGERYGFREVAVVPRADEPLAGDGEGSGPEVVVACTSPGTVKLAAENGLPMLLGMHCGDQEKADMVALWRSTALAAGRSPESVREAGHVSAGVAQIADRAEDAVETLVKAMPGWLRQGLDAHVTVDDRHRVMRDPVAYTELLCGLHPVGPPRLAADRLAATAERTGITRFALLVEGSGDLMATEENVARLGTEVLPLLT, encoded by the coding sequence ATGCGCGTGGGAACGTTCGTACTGGCAGCCCAGTTTCCGGGGCAGGGGCCGGGGGAAGCGCTGCACCGCGCGATCCGGTCCACCGAGGTCGCGGAGGAGTCCGGGCTCGACTCGGTCTGGCTGGCAGAGCATCATTTCGTGCCGTACGGGGTCTGCCCGTCTGCCGTCACCCTGGCCGCGCTGCTGCTCGGCCGCACCCGCAGAATCCGGGTGGGCACGGCGGTGAGCGTGCTGCCGACCCAGCATCCGGTGGCGCTCGGCGAACAAGCCGCGCTGCTCCACCTCACCAGCGGCGGCCGATTCACCCTCGGCGTCGGCCGGGGCGGTCCCTGGGTGGATCTGGAGGTGTTCGGCGGCGGCCTGGAGGCCTACGAGAAGGGCTTCCCGGAGTCCCTGGAGCTGCTGCTCGACTGGCTGGGCAAGCCACGGGTGGCCGGGCGCGGGGAGCGGTACGGCTTCCGCGAGGTCGCCGTGGTGCCCCGGGCCGACGAGCCGCTCGCCGGGGACGGCGAGGGCTCCGGACCCGAGGTGGTCGTCGCGTGCACCTCTCCCGGGACGGTGAAGCTCGCCGCGGAGAACGGCCTGCCGATGCTGCTCGGGATGCACTGCGGGGACCAGGAGAAGGCCGACATGGTCGCCCTGTGGCGGTCCACCGCGCTCGCCGCGGGCCGCTCGCCCGAGAGCGTCCGGGAGGCCGGGCACGTGTCCGCGGGGGTGGCCCAGATCGCCGACCGCGCCGAGGACGCGGTGGAGACACTCGTGAAGGCGATGCCGGGCTGGCTGCGACAAGGGCTGGACGCCCATGTGACGGTCGACGACCGACACCGGGTGATGCGCGATCCGGTCGCGTACACGGAACTGCTGTGCGGCCTTCATCCGGTGGGCCCGCCCAGGCTCGCCGCCGACCGGCTCGCCGCCACCGCCGAGCGGACGGGCATCACCCGCTTCGCGCTCCTGGTGGAGGGGTCGGGGGATCTGATGGCCACGGAGGAGAACGTGGCGCGGCTGGGCACCGAAGTGCTCCCGCTGCTCACCTGA
- a CDS encoding ABC transporter ATP-binding protein, translating to MIEAVGLTKRYGAKTAVYNLSFQVRPGSVTGFLGPNGSGKSTTMRMILGLDQPTSGHVTIGGHPFRSLPNAPRQVGALLDAKAVHGGRSARNHLLSLAQLAGIPAARVDEVLGVVGLQDVARRRSKGFSLGMGQRLGIAAALLGDPQVLLFDEPVNGLDPEGILWVRNLMKMLASEGRTVFVSSHLMSEMALTADHLIVIGRGQLLADMNVKDFISANSADFARVRVADGRAERREKLTASLTEAGGRVMSEPDGALRITGLPLPRISDVAHESDVRLWELSPHQASLEEAYMRMTQGAVDYRSTADQKAGLQQPADHGYAQPGYGQPPVPEAPQQNWYAPPPPGQNPYAAAPAESAAAPADLTKRDTSEDAR from the coding sequence ATGATCGAGGCAGTCGGCCTGACAAAGCGCTACGGCGCGAAGACGGCCGTGTACAACCTTTCCTTCCAGGTGCGGCCGGGCAGCGTCACCGGATTCCTGGGTCCCAACGGGTCGGGCAAGTCCACCACCATGCGCATGATCCTGGGCCTGGATCAGCCGACTTCCGGCCATGTGACGATCGGCGGCCACCCCTTCCGCAGTCTGCCGAACGCCCCGCGCCAGGTGGGCGCGCTGCTGGACGCGAAGGCGGTGCACGGCGGGCGCAGCGCCCGTAACCACCTCCTCTCGCTCGCCCAGCTCGCCGGTATCCCGGCCGCCCGGGTCGACGAGGTGCTCGGCGTCGTCGGCCTCCAGGACGTCGCGCGGCGGCGGTCCAAGGGCTTCTCGCTCGGCATGGGCCAGCGGCTCGGGATCGCCGCGGCGCTGCTCGGCGACCCCCAGGTGCTGCTCTTCGACGAACCCGTCAACGGTCTGGACCCCGAGGGCATCCTCTGGGTCCGCAATCTGATGAAGATGCTGGCGTCCGAGGGCCGTACGGTCTTCGTCTCCAGCCATCTGATGAGCGAGATGGCGCTCACCGCCGACCATCTGATCGTGATCGGCCGGGGTCAGCTGCTCGCCGACATGAACGTCAAGGACTTCATCTCGGCCAACTCGGCCGACTTCGCCCGGGTACGGGTCGCCGACGGCCGCGCGGAGCGGCGCGAGAAGCTGACCGCCTCGCTCACCGAGGCGGGCGGACGGGTCATGTCCGAGCCGGACGGGGCCCTGCGGATCACCGGGCTGCCGCTGCCGCGGATCAGCGATGTGGCCCACGAGTCGGACGTCCGGCTGTGGGAGCTCTCACCGCACCAGGCCTCGCTGGAGGAGGCATACATGCGGATGACCCAGGGCGCCGTGGACTACCGCTCGACGGCGGACCAGAAGGCAGGTCTCCAGCAGCCGGCGGACCACGGGTACGCGCAGCCGGGGTACGGGCAGCCGCCGGTCCCGGAAGCGCCCCAGCAGAACTGGTACGCCCCGCCGCCGCCCGGACAGAATCCGTACGCGGCGGCCCCGGCCGAGTCCGCCGCGGCCCCCGCAGACCTGACCAAGCGCGACACCAGCGAGGACGCCCGATGA
- a CDS encoding ATP/GTP-binding protein, which translates to MSPRRNRPRGGESPHDSTAAPGDRYGGGGRAEEWQGEQWSVRPVSGASAAGKRYRCPGCDQEIPSGVPHLVAWSEYGGIDDRRHWHKACWNAKDRRTTQVQRSRNAPRY; encoded by the coding sequence GTGTCCCCGCGCCGCAACCGCCCCCGAGGCGGCGAGAGTCCCCACGACAGCACCGCGGCACCGGGGGACCGGTACGGCGGCGGCGGGCGCGCCGAGGAATGGCAGGGCGAGCAGTGGTCGGTCCGTCCGGTCAGCGGCGCGAGCGCGGCGGGCAAGCGGTACCGCTGCCCCGGCTGCGACCAGGAGATCCCGTCCGGCGTCCCGCACCTGGTGGCCTGGTCCGAGTACGGCGGGATCGACGACCGCAGGCACTGGCACAAGGCGTGCTGGAACGCGAAGGACCGCCGCACCACACAGGTGCAGCGGTCCAGGAACGCGCCTCGCTACTGA
- a CDS encoding SCO5389 family protein, producing MSLDVSPALLEQAERGEVDEADFVDCVRTSLPYAWEMISSLVAQLKVDGGQFADNQTPPPNEQARGQLLRALASDAIRGALQRHFGVRLAFQNCHRVAVFPLDASVDERLARFTSVRGQLLNQSPELRDC from the coding sequence ATGTCGCTCGACGTCTCACCGGCGCTGTTGGAACAGGCCGAGCGAGGCGAGGTCGACGAAGCCGACTTCGTCGACTGCGTCCGGACCTCCCTGCCCTACGCATGGGAGATGATCAGCTCGTTGGTGGCTCAGCTGAAGGTCGACGGCGGGCAGTTCGCCGACAACCAGACGCCCCCGCCCAACGAACAGGCACGTGGTCAGCTGCTGCGCGCGCTCGCGAGTGATGCGATACGCGGCGCGCTGCAGCGGCACTTCGGGGTGCGCCTGGCATTCCAGAACTGCCACCGCGTCGCGGTGTTCCCGCTGGATGCCTCGGTCGACGAGCGTCTGGCCCGCTTCACCTCGGTGAGGGGCCAGTTGCTCAATCAGTCGCCCGAACTTCGGGACTGCTAA
- the nucS gene encoding endonuclease NucS, whose translation MRLVIARCSVDYAGRLTAHLPSAPRLILVKADGSVSIHADDRAYKPLNWMSPPCTLKEGSDDTAGVWTVVNKAGEKLIITMEEILHDSSHELGVDPGLIKDGVEAHLQELLADRIETLGEGYTLIRREYFTAIGPVDILCRDADGQTVAVELKRRGDIDGVEQLTRYLELLNRDPHLAPVKGIFAAQEIKPQARVLATDRGIGCVVLDYDALRGIEDDKLRLF comes from the coding sequence ATGCGTCTCGTCATCGCCCGCTGCTCCGTGGACTACGCCGGCCGGCTCACGGCCCACCTGCCCTCCGCTCCCCGTCTGATCCTGGTGAAGGCGGACGGGAGCGTGTCGATCCACGCCGACGACAGGGCGTACAAACCCCTCAACTGGATGTCACCGCCCTGCACCCTCAAGGAGGGCAGCGACGACACCGCGGGCGTCTGGACCGTGGTGAACAAAGCGGGCGAGAAACTGATCATCACGATGGAGGAAATCCTCCACGACTCGTCCCATGAGCTGGGTGTCGACCCGGGCCTCATCAAGGACGGCGTCGAAGCGCATCTTCAGGAACTGCTCGCCGACCGGATCGAGACACTCGGCGAGGGCTACACCCTGATCCGCCGCGAGTACTTCACCGCCATCGGACCGGTCGACATCCTGTGCCGGGACGCCGACGGCCAGACCGTCGCCGTGGAGCTGAAGCGGCGCGGCGACATCGACGGCGTGGAGCAGCTGACCCGCTATCTGGAGCTGCTCAACCGCGATCCCCATCTCGCCCCGGTCAAGGGCATCTTCGCGGCCCAGGAGATCAAGCCGCAGGCGCGGGTGCTGGCGACGGACCGCGGGATCGGCTGTGTCGTTCTCGACTACGACGCGCTGCGCGGCATCGAGGACGACAAGCTGCGGCTGTTCTGA
- a CDS encoding ABC transporter ATP-binding protein, producing MIELDGLTKRFGNKVAVDRLSCQVRPGMVTGFLGPNGAGKSTTMRMMLDLDNPTSGSVRINGKHYRDLEEPLKYIGALLDAKSMHGGRSAYNNLLCLAQSNRIPESRVAEVLDTVGLTAVAKKKSKGFSLGMGQRLGIAAALLGDPKVLLFDEPVNGLDPEGIHWIRNLMKALAAEGRTIFVSSHLMSEMALTADHLIVIGQGRLLADTSMADFIHQNSRSYVRLRSPQQERLRDVLHEAGLIVVETGGGTLEIDGATTEALGELAAQHQIVLHELSAQRASLEDAFMQMTADSVEYHAHSDHAAAPPPAGPQWGDQWNERTGGGTGKEV from the coding sequence ATGATCGAGCTCGATGGCCTCACCAAGCGCTTTGGCAACAAGGTTGCCGTCGACCGGCTTTCCTGCCAGGTCAGACCCGGAATGGTGACGGGTTTTCTGGGGCCCAACGGGGCGGGCAAGTCCACGACGATGCGGATGATGCTCGATCTCGACAACCCGACCAGCGGATCGGTGCGCATCAACGGCAAGCACTACCGCGACCTGGAAGAACCCCTCAAGTACATCGGGGCGCTGCTGGACGCCAAGTCGATGCACGGCGGACGCAGCGCGTACAACAATCTGCTCTGTCTCGCGCAGAGCAATCGCATCCCGGAGAGCCGGGTCGCGGAGGTTCTGGACACCGTCGGCCTGACCGCGGTGGCGAAGAAGAAGTCGAAGGGCTTCTCCCTCGGCATGGGCCAGCGGCTCGGGATCGCCGCGGCGCTGCTCGGCGACCCGAAGGTGCTGCTCTTCGACGAGCCGGTCAACGGTCTGGACCCCGAGGGCATCCACTGGATCCGCAATCTGATGAAGGCGCTCGCCGCGGAAGGACGGACGATCTTCGTCTCCAGCCATCTGATGAGCGAAATGGCCCTCACCGCGGACCACTTGATCGTGATCGGCCAGGGCAGGCTGCTCGCCGACACCTCGATGGCCGATTTCATCCACCAGAACTCCCGCAGTTACGTGCGGCTGCGCTCGCCGCAGCAGGAGAGGCTGCGCGATGTGCTGCACGAGGCGGGCCTGATCGTGGTCGAGACGGGAGGCGGCACGCTGGAGATCGACGGTGCCACGACCGAGGCACTGGGCGAGCTCGCCGCGCAGCACCAGATCGTGCTGCATGAGCTGAGTGCCCAGCGGGCCTCGCTGGAGGACGCGTTCATGCAGATGACGGCGGACTCCGTGGAGTACCACGCACACTCGGACCACGCCGCGGCGCCACCGCCCGCGGGCCCGCAGTGGGGCGATCAATGGAACGAGCGGACCGGTGGCGGCACCGGCAAGGAGGTGTGA